The Spirosoma radiotolerans genome has a window encoding:
- a CDS encoding efflux RND transporter permease subunit yields MNLIRSALRKPITVLVLVASLFFFGISAVRTIKIDIFPNLNLPVIYISQPFGGYTPNQMEAFFGKQYVNLLLYVSGVKSIETKNIQGITLLKLSFYEGTNMAQAAAEVSAYSNRAQAQFPPGSQPPFILRFDASTLPVGQLVLSSPIRSNNELQDLANVYIRSGFTSIPGLVSPAPFGGNSRSIVIKADPELLRSHNLTPDQLVAALRINNQATPAGNVRVGDLNYFTPANTTVLNIKDFGNIPLFTGTVQNLYLKDVATIEDGADITQGYVLVNGKRSVYLPITKSSDASTWEVVQNLKAALPRFQALLPEDVTLTYTFDQSVYVINAVKSLMTEGAIGAILTGLMVLLFLGDVRGALIVIITIPTCIIAGVLFLSLFGQTINIMTLSGLSLAIGILVDESTVTIENIHQHMDMGKPKALAIWDACKEIAFSKLLILFCILAVFAPAFTMKGIPGALFLPLALAIGFSMITSYLMAQTLVPVLANWMMKEHTQVNNGQATHPVNGKVLHTNGMVSGNGKGSHGDLLEEKQKLAHQKDIDHDGKLSYFERIRVRFVRFIGRILPYRKPIVLVYVVGALGLAALLITVIGRDVLPRGNAGQFQVRLRNPDGTRLEKTEATMLKTIDVLNNLVGKENVEITSAMVGMHGAQFSTSPIYLFMAGPQEGVLQVSLNEDYEVDLDELKDEFRARMKKALPGVKLSFEPIELTDKILSQGSPTPIEVRLIGKNKKQNEEYANKVIAKLNQIPYLRDVQIGQATKYPAINVTIDRTRAAQLGTDISAISRSLVAATSSSRYTEKSVWIDPKSSQSYSVQIQVPENQMTTISDLGEIPISPNASRPVLSDVATLQKGTTYGENDNVGAIPVLSVTANLNDMDLGTAATDVQKAIDSLGELPRGLTVKMQGLTEVLISTLDSLQNGLLVAIVVIFLMLSANFQSFKVSLVVLCTVPAVLVGSLVLLMLTDSTLNLQSYMGMIMSVGVSISNAVLMVTNAEELRMRSGNALLAAREAASLRMRPILMTSVAMVVGMIPMASGLGEGGSQTAPLGRAVIGGLIASTFAALFILPLVFAWVQGNTSTESVSLDPEDKESKFYIPSPYETAN; encoded by the coding sequence ATGAATTTAATACGATCAGCGTTACGCAAGCCCATAACCGTTCTGGTGTTAGTGGCAAGCTTGTTTTTTTTCGGAATCAGCGCCGTCCGTACCATCAAGATTGACATATTCCCGAACCTGAATTTACCCGTAATTTATATTTCTCAACCTTTTGGTGGGTATACACCCAACCAGATGGAGGCATTTTTTGGAAAGCAGTACGTAAACCTGCTCCTCTATGTGTCGGGGGTAAAAAGTATCGAGACGAAAAATATCCAGGGGATAACGCTGCTGAAATTATCGTTCTACGAAGGCACAAATATGGCGCAGGCGGCCGCTGAAGTATCCGCTTACTCAAACCGGGCTCAGGCGCAGTTTCCGCCAGGATCACAACCACCCTTTATTCTGCGGTTTGATGCGTCTACACTACCAGTAGGGCAGCTCGTTCTGAGCAGTCCGATTCGTAGTAATAATGAACTCCAGGATTTGGCAAACGTGTATATCCGATCCGGCTTCACCTCCATTCCCGGTCTGGTATCGCCCGCCCCGTTTGGAGGCAACTCACGGTCTATCGTGATTAAAGCCGACCCGGAGTTATTACGCTCGCACAACCTGACGCCCGACCAATTGGTGGCCGCGCTGCGAATTAATAACCAGGCAACCCCGGCCGGAAATGTGCGCGTGGGCGACCTGAACTACTTTACGCCCGCCAATACGACCGTTCTGAACATTAAGGATTTTGGTAACATTCCACTTTTCACCGGAACGGTTCAGAATCTATATCTCAAGGATGTCGCTACCATTGAAGACGGTGCCGATATTACGCAGGGATATGTGCTCGTTAATGGAAAGCGTTCGGTGTATCTGCCCATCACCAAGTCGTCGGATGCGTCGACTTGGGAGGTTGTCCAGAATCTGAAAGCGGCTCTGCCCCGTTTTCAGGCGCTACTGCCCGAAGATGTAACCCTGACCTACACATTCGACCAATCCGTTTATGTGATCAACGCCGTAAAAAGCCTGATGACCGAAGGGGCCATTGGCGCGATTCTGACGGGCCTAATGGTGCTCCTGTTTCTGGGCGATGTTCGGGGAGCGTTGATCGTGATCATCACCATTCCAACGTGTATCATTGCTGGCGTGCTTTTTCTGTCGTTGTTTGGGCAAACCATCAACATCATGACGTTGAGTGGCCTTTCACTCGCGATCGGTATTCTGGTTGATGAAAGTACTGTAACGATTGAAAACATCCACCAGCATATGGATATGGGGAAACCCAAAGCGCTGGCTATCTGGGATGCCTGTAAGGAAATCGCCTTTTCTAAGCTGCTGATTCTGTTCTGTATTCTGGCCGTGTTTGCGCCTGCTTTCACCATGAAAGGCATACCGGGAGCCTTGTTCCTACCGCTTGCCCTGGCGATCGGGTTTTCGATGATTACGTCGTACCTGATGGCTCAGACGCTGGTGCCGGTGCTGGCCAACTGGATGATGAAAGAACACACGCAGGTCAACAATGGTCAGGCTACGCACCCTGTGAATGGAAAAGTGCTTCATACCAATGGGATGGTATCGGGTAATGGAAAAGGATCGCATGGCGATTTGCTGGAGGAAAAGCAGAAACTGGCCCATCAGAAAGACATTGATCACGACGGTAAGCTCAGCTATTTCGAGCGGATTCGGGTTCGGTTTGTGCGCTTTATCGGCCGAATATTACCGTATCGAAAACCGATTGTGCTGGTGTATGTTGTTGGAGCCCTGGGGCTCGCGGCATTGCTCATTACAGTGATTGGGCGCGATGTGTTGCCCCGAGGCAATGCCGGGCAGTTTCAGGTTCGGCTCCGGAACCCCGACGGAACCCGACTCGAAAAAACGGAAGCCACGATGCTGAAAACCATCGATGTGCTAAATAACCTGGTCGGTAAAGAGAATGTCGAGATTACCTCAGCCATGGTCGGTATGCACGGCGCCCAATTCTCAACGAGCCCGATCTATCTGTTTATGGCGGGTCCGCAGGAGGGCGTTTTGCAGGTGAGTCTGAACGAAGATTATGAGGTTGATCTGGATGAGTTGAAGGATGAATTCAGAGCCCGCATGAAAAAAGCGCTGCCTGGGGTTAAGCTGTCGTTTGAGCCCATTGAATTAACGGATAAGATTCTAAGCCAGGGCTCGCCAACGCCGATTGAGGTACGACTTATTGGTAAAAACAAAAAGCAGAACGAAGAGTACGCTAACAAAGTAATTGCCAAGCTGAACCAAATCCCGTACCTGCGTGATGTGCAGATTGGGCAGGCTACGAAATACCCCGCCATCAATGTAACGATTGACCGGACACGGGCCGCCCAGCTCGGAACGGATATTTCAGCGATTTCACGCTCGCTGGTGGCAGCCACCTCGTCGTCGCGTTATACGGAGAAAAGTGTCTGGATCGACCCGAAATCGAGCCAAAGCTACAGTGTGCAGATTCAGGTGCCTGAAAATCAGATGACTACTATCAGTGATCTAGGCGAAATACCCATTTCGCCCAATGCGAGCCGCCCGGTTCTGAGTGATGTTGCTACGCTGCAAAAAGGAACAACCTATGGCGAAAATGACAACGTTGGCGCTATTCCGGTGCTGTCAGTAACGGCTAATTTGAATGACATGGATTTGGGGACAGCGGCTACCGATGTTCAGAAAGCAATCGACTCGCTGGGTGAGCTGCCCCGCGGATTGACCGTAAAAATGCAGGGCCTGACCGAGGTGTTGATTAGCACCCTCGACAGTCTGCAAAATGGCTTGCTGGTGGCTATCGTCGTGATCTTCCTGATGTTGTCGGCCAACTTTCAGTCATTTAAAGTGTCACTGGTAGTTTTGTGCACCGTACCCGCCGTATTGGTCGGCTCCTTAGTGTTGCTAATGCTTACGGACTCAACGCTCAATCTGCAATCCTATATGGGCATGATTATGTCGGTGGGTGTGTCTATTTCCAATGCCGTGTTGATGGTTACCAACGCTGAGGAACTGCGGATGCGAAGTGGCAATGCGTTGCTGGCGGCCCGTGAAGCGGCTTCTCTGCGGATGCGCCCCATTCTGATGACCAGCGTGGCCATGGTAGTCGGTATGATTCCGATGGCTTCGGGGCTGGGTGAGGGTGGGTCGCAGACGGCTCCCCTGGGCCGGGCCGTTATTGGTGGTCTGATTGCGTCGACCTTTGCCGCTCTGTTTATTCTACCTTTGGTATTTGCCTGGGTACAGGGCAATACCTCGACGGAGTCGGTGTCGCTCGATCCTGAAGATAAAGAAAGTAAATTTTATATTCCCTCCCCGTATGAAACGGCCAATTGA
- a CDS encoding DEAD/DEAH box helicase: MKTKTNKSADQDALLDIEKIATEMAASAVAPADEATSESKTAKVPKKKVAKPAVESETSFDDTATELIADGIADKVVIVADEPMPTADAAAPVVATAPKADPNQLLFSDLAISAELLSAVTDMGFTSPSPIQAEAIPPILEGRDVIGQAQTGTGKTAAFGIPALDLIDIQDRSVQTLILCPTRELALQVAEEIKKLAKYKRGVRIEAIYGGDSIERQIRSLKSGVHIVIGTPGRVMDHMERNTLKLNNVKMMILDEADEMLDMGFREDIESILEEMPEERQTILFSATMSKPIMQITQKFQKDPVLVKVVKKELTNVNIEQVYFEVKAKAKVEVMCRLIDMYDLKLMLVFCNTKRKVDEIVEDLQIRGYQAEGLHGDLRQAQRNNVMSKFRAGTTNILVATDVAARGIDVDDVDAVINFDIPLDEEYYVHRIGRTGRAGKSGRAFSFVGRDEKYRFREIQTYTKVKVEKGVIPSFEDIVGVRKARFIEQLQQTIQESKDLNLYDDLLTQLNHAGFSTEQVVAALVKRSMGLEKNEFADQNLNLEDDRRNGRDKYADRGRGDGASRFEDRRGGRSDSSSRFGDRRSDDRGGSRFGDRDGGRSDSRFGDRRSAGAERPRFNDRNDGGERKPYFERDDQRAPRERDANMTRLMVSIGRKDFVRPGDIVGAIAGEANIPGSSIGSIDIFDKFTYVDVPKDVANRVVDAMEGNTIKGRRVNIELAR; the protein is encoded by the coding sequence ATGAAAACGAAAACAAATAAATCCGCCGATCAGGATGCACTCCTGGACATTGAAAAAATAGCCACGGAAATGGCCGCTAGTGCGGTCGCTCCAGCCGATGAGGCAACATCTGAATCTAAAACGGCTAAGGTTCCTAAGAAGAAAGTTGCCAAACCAGCCGTTGAATCTGAAACATCGTTTGATGATACCGCTACAGAACTCATTGCTGACGGCATTGCCGATAAGGTAGTGATCGTTGCCGATGAGCCCATGCCAACAGCCGACGCAGCCGCGCCAGTCGTTGCTACAGCCCCAAAAGCTGATCCGAATCAATTGTTATTCTCTGATCTGGCTATTTCGGCAGAACTGCTATCGGCCGTTACAGACATGGGTTTTACGAGCCCATCGCCGATTCAGGCAGAAGCCATTCCCCCTATTCTGGAAGGTCGCGATGTAATCGGACAGGCACAAACCGGCACCGGTAAAACGGCAGCTTTCGGTATTCCCGCGCTCGACCTGATCGACATTCAGGATCGTTCGGTGCAAACGCTTATTCTTTGCCCAACCCGCGAACTGGCGTTGCAGGTAGCCGAAGAAATTAAGAAACTGGCAAAATACAAGCGGGGCGTTCGGATCGAGGCTATCTATGGGGGCGACTCCATTGAGCGGCAAATCCGGTCTCTCAAAAGTGGTGTGCACATCGTTATTGGTACGCCCGGTCGCGTTATGGACCATATGGAACGTAACACGCTCAAACTCAACAACGTGAAGATGATGATTCTTGACGAAGCTGATGAGATGCTGGACATGGGCTTCCGCGAAGATATTGAGAGCATTCTGGAAGAAATGCCTGAAGAGCGGCAAACGATCCTGTTCTCGGCAACGATGTCGAAGCCGATCATGCAGATCACCCAGAAGTTCCAGAAAGATCCTGTCCTGGTGAAAGTTGTCAAAAAAGAACTGACAAACGTTAATATCGAACAGGTCTATTTTGAAGTAAAAGCGAAAGCAAAAGTGGAAGTGATGTGTCGTTTGATCGACATGTACGACCTCAAATTGATGTTGGTATTCTGTAATACGAAACGGAAGGTCGACGAAATCGTTGAAGATTTGCAAATCCGGGGCTATCAGGCCGAAGGCTTGCATGGTGATCTACGCCAGGCGCAACGGAACAACGTGATGAGCAAATTCCGGGCGGGCACAACCAACATTCTGGTAGCGACCGACGTAGCCGCTCGTGGTATCGACGTTGACGACGTCGATGCAGTTATCAACTTCGATATTCCCCTCGACGAAGAATATTACGTACACCGGATCGGCCGGACGGGCCGCGCGGGTAAATCGGGTCGGGCCTTCTCGTTTGTTGGTCGCGATGAGAAATATCGTTTCCGTGAAATCCAGACGTATACGAAAGTTAAGGTGGAGAAAGGGGTTATTCCTTCCTTCGAAGATATCGTTGGCGTACGGAAGGCTCGTTTCATCGAGCAACTCCAACAAACGATTCAGGAGAGTAAAGACCTGAACCTGTACGACGACTTACTGACGCAGTTAAATCACGCCGGTTTCTCGACTGAACAGGTTGTGGCTGCCCTGGTGAAACGGAGCATGGGTCTGGAGAAAAATGAGTTTGCCGATCAGAACCTCAACCTGGAAGATGATCGCCGGAATGGCCGCGACAAGTACGCGGATCGTGGCCGGGGTGACGGGGCCAGTCGTTTTGAGGATCGTCGGGGTGGCCGGAGCGACAGTTCGTCCCGTTTTGGGGATCGTCGTAGCGACGATCGCGGTGGGTCACGCTTTGGTGATCGCGATGGTGGCCGGAGCGACTCCCGTTTCGGTGATCGCCGGAGCGCTGGCGCTGAACGCCCTCGTTTCAACGACCGGAATGACGGTGGTGAGCGTAAGCCTTATTTCGAACGCGATGATCAGCGCGCACCCCGTGAGCGTGATGCCAACATGACTCGCCTGATGGTGAGCATTGGTCGGAAAGATTTCGTTCGTCCGGGCGACATCGTTGGTGCCATTGCTGGTGAAGCGAACATTCCGGGCAGCAGCATCGGTAGCATCGATATCTTCGACAAGTTCACCTATGTTGACGTACCGAAAGATGTAGCCAACCGCGTTGTCGACGCTATGGAAGGTAACACAATCAAAGGTCGCCGGGTTAATATTGAACTCGCCCGGTAA
- a CDS encoding efflux RND transporter periplasmic adaptor subunit: MKRPIDLSIYRLLVAFSSVLLIGSLVGCHSSEGKEERKEKEEAKKADAPATVEVFPLQRGKLSSSLQVPGELVAFRDVDIYAKVSGYIKSLNADVGTEVKQGQLLALAEAPELSAQLSSADSKLKAQEALSIASKANYERILEASKFSGAVSKNDVDQALAKRNADLAQLEAAKSAYREVADLKKYLEIRAPFNGIISARNASTGAYIGPAGKGSEFPLFVLTEQKKLRLVISIPEAYTGYVDLNDQVTFTVKAFPDQKFTGQVKRQAGALDKRLRSERVEVDVINNDKKLLPGMVAEVTVPLPTKNSTFIVPKTAIVNATTGVFVIKVVNGKAEWVPVKRGLEADEKVELFGPLTEGEQLIAKANEEIRDGSPVNTK, encoded by the coding sequence ATGAAACGGCCAATTGATCTATCCATATATCGCTTACTGGTTGCCTTTAGTAGTGTTCTTCTGATCGGTTCGTTAGTCGGTTGTCATTCGTCGGAAGGCAAAGAGGAACGGAAGGAAAAAGAAGAAGCGAAGAAAGCGGATGCACCCGCCACGGTTGAGGTCTTCCCGCTGCAACGCGGGAAACTATCATCCTCGTTGCAAGTGCCGGGCGAACTGGTTGCGTTTCGGGATGTCGATATTTATGCCAAAGTAAGCGGCTATATCAAATCGCTGAATGCCGATGTAGGCACTGAAGTGAAGCAGGGACAACTGCTTGCTTTGGCCGAAGCCCCCGAATTAAGTGCGCAACTATCTTCCGCTGACTCGAAGCTTAAGGCGCAGGAAGCACTTTCTATTGCCAGCAAGGCCAATTATGAGCGGATTCTGGAAGCCAGTAAATTCTCCGGTGCCGTATCGAAAAACGACGTTGATCAGGCGCTTGCCAAACGTAATGCCGACCTGGCTCAACTGGAAGCTGCAAAATCGGCTTATCGGGAAGTGGCTGATCTTAAGAAATACCTGGAGATACGCGCCCCATTCAATGGTATTATCAGTGCACGGAACGCCAGTACTGGCGCCTACATCGGACCCGCCGGTAAGGGCTCCGAATTTCCCTTATTCGTGCTGACGGAGCAAAAGAAACTACGCCTGGTTATTTCTATTCCTGAGGCTTATACGGGCTATGTCGACCTGAATGACCAGGTTACGTTTACCGTCAAAGCCTTTCCCGATCAAAAATTTACCGGGCAGGTTAAGCGCCAGGCGGGTGCCCTAGATAAGCGGCTACGGTCGGAGCGGGTAGAGGTCGATGTCATCAACAATGACAAGAAACTGCTGCCCGGCATGGTTGCCGAGGTAACCGTACCTTTACCAACGAAGAATAGCACATTTATCGTCCCGAAAACGGCTATTGTCAATGCAACCACCGGCGTATTTGTGATTAAGGTCGTTAATGGAAAAGCAGAGTGGGTTCCTGTAAAAAGAGGGCTTGAAGCTGACGAGAAAGTAGAACTGTTTGGCCCGTTGACCGAAGGCGAACAACTGATTGCAAAGGCTAACGAAGAAATTCGGGACGGCTCGCCGGTGAACACCAAGTAG
- the fbaA gene encoding class II fructose-bisphosphate aldolase has protein sequence MSEVATRFAPGVVTGEGVTEIFRHANENDYALPAVNVVGTDSVNAVLETAKAVNSPVIVQFSNGGGIFYAGKSLPNDKQQAAIAGSISGALHVHHVAELYGVPVILHTDHCAKKLLPWIDGLLEAGEKHFDQTGKPLYSSHMLDLSEEPIEENIEICSKYFERMAKIGMTLEIELGVTGGEEDGVDNSDVDDSKLYTQPSEVAYAYEELSKISPNFTIAAAFGNVHGVYKPGNVKLSPVILDNSQKYIQEKYATGALPVNFVFHGGSGSSREEIREAIRYGAVKMNLDTDMQWAMWEGILKYYKAKEGYLQSQLGNPEGADSPNKKYYDPRVWLRKGEESMVQRLKIAFEDLNCINRLA, from the coding sequence ATGAGTGAAGTAGCCACCCGTTTTGCCCCCGGCGTTGTGACCGGCGAAGGCGTCACCGAAATTTTCCGTCACGCCAACGAAAATGATTACGCCCTTCCTGCCGTCAATGTTGTTGGAACGGACTCCGTTAATGCCGTATTGGAAACGGCTAAAGCTGTTAACTCGCCGGTAATCGTCCAGTTCTCGAATGGTGGCGGAATCTTTTACGCAGGCAAGTCTCTGCCAAACGACAAACAGCAAGCCGCCATTGCCGGGTCTATCTCGGGTGCCCTGCACGTTCACCATGTTGCTGAGCTGTACGGCGTACCGGTCATTCTGCATACCGACCACTGTGCTAAAAAACTCCTGCCCTGGATCGACGGTCTGCTCGAAGCGGGTGAAAAACACTTTGACCAAACGGGTAAGCCATTGTATTCCTCGCACATGCTCGACTTGTCGGAAGAGCCAATCGAAGAGAACATCGAAATCTGCTCTAAATATTTTGAGCGCATGGCCAAAATCGGTATGACGCTTGAAATCGAATTGGGCGTAACGGGTGGTGAAGAAGACGGTGTCGATAATTCGGATGTTGATGATTCGAAACTTTACACCCAGCCTTCTGAAGTGGCCTATGCGTATGAAGAACTAAGTAAAATCTCGCCGAACTTCACCATTGCGGCTGCCTTTGGAAACGTACACGGTGTGTATAAGCCAGGAAACGTGAAACTGTCGCCTGTCATTCTGGATAACTCACAGAAGTATATTCAGGAGAAATATGCAACGGGCGCGCTGCCGGTGAACTTTGTGTTCCACGGTGGGTCGGGTTCGAGTCGGGAAGAAATTCGGGAGGCCATTCGTTATGGTGCCGTTAAAATGAACCTCGACACCGACATGCAGTGGGCTATGTGGGAAGGCATCCTGAAGTACTACAAAGCCAAAGAAGGCTATCTGCAATCGCAGTTGGGTAACCCTGAAGGCGCTGATTCGCCAAATAAAAAATACTATGATCCACGGGTGTGGCTTCGTAAAGGCGAAGAAAGCATGGTGCAACGGTTAAAAATCGCTTTCGAAGATTTGAACTGCATCAACCGGCTGGCTTAA
- a CDS encoding M24 family metallopeptidase, with protein MHKSVHFFSQLFIFLICLSTANAQLSSPSTVLTERERSRVVDEILEDRFTNLLPQLMRREGLDMWVIISREYNEDPVLRTMLPSTWLSARRRTIMVFYDQGGDKGIEKLAIARYDVGNLLKGAWDIDVRPNQWEALAKIIEDRKPKKIGLNMSTNYGHADGLSFSEHEEFIKKLPADYQKRIVSAEKVAVGWLETRTEKEMAIYPLICRLSHQIIQEGFSEQVIQPGVTTTDDVVWWFRQRITDLGLSTWFHPTVDVQRADREDFNHLRTFSKRPDKQVIQPGDLLHVDFGITYLRLNTDQQQHAYVLRPGESDVPEAIKTAFKQGNRLQDILTEQFSAGKTGNQMLLAALEQSKKEGISGTIYSHPIGVHGHAAGPTIGLWDQQKGVPGPGDYPLLANTAYSIELNAAVEIPEWKKIVRIMLEEDGFFDGKTFRYIDGRQTEIYTIPRKLGYVK; from the coding sequence ATGCACAAATCAGTACACTTCTTCAGTCAATTATTCATATTTCTGATTTGCCTATCGACGGCTAATGCCCAACTCTCCTCGCCATCCACTGTTCTGACGGAACGAGAGCGGTCGCGGGTTGTCGACGAAATTCTGGAAGACCGCTTCACCAATCTTCTTCCCCAGCTGATGCGCCGGGAAGGACTGGATATGTGGGTTATTATTTCCCGCGAATATAATGAAGACCCGGTTTTGCGGACAATGCTTCCCAGTACATGGCTCTCTGCCCGCCGACGAACTATAATGGTCTTTTACGATCAGGGGGGCGACAAAGGAATCGAGAAGCTGGCTATTGCTCGGTACGATGTCGGTAATCTGCTCAAAGGTGCCTGGGACATCGACGTTCGGCCGAACCAGTGGGAAGCACTGGCAAAAATTATCGAAGATCGAAAGCCTAAAAAAATAGGCCTCAACATGTCGACCAATTACGGGCATGCCGACGGGCTCTCCTTTTCTGAACACGAGGAATTCATCAAGAAGCTACCGGCCGACTATCAGAAACGGATCGTCTCTGCAGAGAAAGTCGCCGTTGGCTGGCTTGAAACCCGTACCGAAAAAGAGATGGCAATTTATCCGCTCATCTGCCGGTTGTCGCACCAGATTATACAGGAGGGCTTTTCGGAGCAGGTCATTCAGCCGGGCGTGACCACCACAGACGATGTAGTTTGGTGGTTCCGCCAGCGCATTACCGACCTGGGCCTAAGCACCTGGTTCCACCCAACAGTCGACGTACAACGCGCCGACCGGGAAGACTTCAATCACCTTCGTACGTTTTCAAAACGGCCCGACAAGCAGGTCATTCAACCCGGCGATTTGCTACATGTTGATTTTGGCATTACTTATTTACGCTTAAACACCGATCAGCAGCAACACGCTTACGTCTTGCGCCCCGGCGAATCTGACGTTCCAGAAGCCATCAAAACCGCCTTCAAACAAGGGAATCGCTTACAGGATATTCTGACGGAACAGTTCAGCGCGGGCAAAACAGGCAACCAGATGTTGCTGGCGGCCCTGGAGCAATCTAAAAAAGAAGGGATCAGTGGCACCATTTACTCGCACCCCATTGGTGTACATGGCCACGCGGCTGGCCCAACCATCGGCTTATGGGATCAGCAGAAGGGCGTTCCCGGCCCCGGCGATTACCCGTTGCTGGCCAACACCGCCTACTCCATTGAACTTAATGCAGCCGTCGAAATTCCGGAATGGAAGAAAATAGTACGTATTATGCTCGAAGAAGATGGCTTTTTCGACGGCAAAACCTTCCGCTACATCGACGGTCGCCAAACGGAGATTTACACCATTCCCAGAAAGTTAGGATACGTCAAGTAG
- a CDS encoding DUF2905 domain-containing protein — protein sequence MTPSFGKTIILIGAVIVLIGLVIYFFGDKLGWLGRLPGDIRVEGKDGGGFYFPIVTCIVVSLILNLVIVLIRRFFGS from the coding sequence ATGACACCTTCATTTGGCAAAACTATTATCCTGATCGGGGCCGTAATCGTGCTAATTGGCCTTGTGATTTACTTTTTCGGAGACAAACTCGGTTGGCTGGGTCGGTTACCTGGTGATATTCGGGTAGAAGGCAAAGACGGCGGAGGTTTTTACTTCCCAATCGTGACCTGTATTGTCGTCAGCCTTATTTTAAACCTAGTTATCGTCCTGATCCGCCGTTTTTTCGGGTCGTAG